One Aegilops tauschii subsp. strangulata cultivar AL8/78 chromosome 2, Aet v6.0, whole genome shotgun sequence genomic window, GATCTGAGTCTGGACAATCCGCAATCAGTTTCATATATCTGATGGAGATGATGAACAAGTTTGGGATACATAAATTTGATCAGGATACATGTTACAGTTGGTACGGTTAATTACACATAAACAGCGCAAACGACATAATCACGACGCGAGACGAGACGAAGGAACAACATGGTGAGCAACATGGAGAAGGAACACGGCCAACACAAAATACACCTGGAATCCTAGGTCTCCTTTTCCTTTGGTTCAGGGAGGGACTTCCTGAACCAGGGGATCAGAACAGAGGTCCTCTTCTGGTACAGCCTGTAGGCCTCTGCCCGGTGCTCCTGCTTCAGCATGCGCCGCTCGACGAGCACGGTGACGTAGCCGAGGCACATGCTGTTGACAAGCGCCCCGATGAACATCCACCGCTGCCCCAGGTTCCAGGCGAAGAGATACACGCCCCACCACCAGAGCTGCTCGCCGAAATAGTTCGGGTGGCGCGAGTACCCCCACAGGCCGTCCTCCAGGGTGGGGACTGTCGGTTCGCCAAGCTGCTTCAGTTTTTCGTTCCTGGTCACGAACTGGTGCAGCTGGGTGTCAGCAAAGTAGGCGATCACGACCCCGGCGATGCAGACAATCGTCGCCACGAGGTCCCAGATGCCCAATGGCTGGTCGCTGGAGTGGATGGCGTACATCGGCAGACAAATGCCAATCAGAAACACCTGCATCCAGCAAACACGCCACTTTTGTCAATCAGGTGTAACAAGTTTGTGACCACCATGAATTTCGACCGAGCTGATTTATGTAGCAAAAATAGCAGCAGGGTATTTCTTCAAACACATTTCACTCATGTACCAGAAGTTCTGAAAACAAGCAAGCATTCTACCGAATGGTCAAAAAGGCCTGAATTTACCTGCTGCGAGAGGTAGACGGCGAAGAAGGACATCCACCACCACGTCTTGCCGTACTGCCCGCGCATCTCGGAGAACCTCCAGTCCTCCTGCTTGCCCCACTGCCACCCTTCCCTCCTGAAGTAGTTGTGCGTCAGCCGCGCGCTCCACACCCAGGTcagcgccaccgccgccgccgacctcgccgTGTTGGCCATGGCGGCCGGGTGCGCCCGGAAGTAGTGCAGCAGCATCACCGGGATGACGGTCCAGTACAGGTCGATGAGCTGCGACGCAAGCCACGCATTTCGTCAAACAGGTACGGTGCAAGCGACGTCCAGCGACACATAGCATGGGCGAGGCCAATCATTGGAGCGGCGAGATGGGATTTCGCTTACCCAGTTGTTGGAGAGGAGGTGGCCGATGAGCCAGAAGAGGACGTCGACGTTGAGGAGGAACAAGACGTTGGCGAGGAGGAGCGGGTGCGCGGCGCACCACGAGGACACCGGGCTGGCTGCGACGGTGCTGTGGTCGTCTTGGGGGCGGACGAAGGCGAGGTAGAAGAGGACGGACGGGAGCGGGACGAGGAAGGCGATGGCCATGTTCTTGAGGTTGCCGCCGGCCATGGCGACCGCGCTGCGAGTGTCTCGGTGGCGGGTGGTGTGCGTGTTGGGAGCTGAGCGGAGCGGAGCGGAGAGGGTGTGTGTTGGTGTGTTCCATGGGCGCCGTTTTATAGCGTTGGGACTCAGTAAAGCTTTGGAATTTTCAGTTTCCCCTTCGCGTTGTGGATGGCTCAATCATGTGTTAAGCTTTGATTTAGGCCCCATTTTGATGTTTATAGCCCCATTTTGATGTTGATACATACCTACAGTTTTTGCTTTCAGATTTCATTGAAGAAAAATACGCACATGGGAATAAACACGTGAATTTTCTTACAAAAAAGAGTGGACACATGACAAAGGACATTGAGATAGACTATGATTGCCCCGGTGGGTGTATTTGGTTCGAGAGATAGATTTTGGTGACCGTGGGTATCCCCAACCAGCTGACTAGGGATAGCCATTTTT contains:
- the LOC109770971 gene encoding uncharacterized protein C594.04c, which produces MAGGNLKNMAIAFLVPLPSVLFYLAFVRPQDDHSTVAASPVSSWCAAHPLLLANVLFLLNVDVLFWLIGHLLSNNWLIDLYWTVIPVMLLHYFRAHPAAMANTARSAAAVALTWVWSARLTHNYFRREGWQWGKQEDWRFSEMRGQYGKTWWWMSFFAVYLSQQVFLIGICLPMYAIHSSDQPLGIWDLVATIVCIAGVVIAYFADTQLHQFVTRNEKLKQLGEPTVPTLEDGLWGYSRHPNYFGEQLWWWGVYLFAWNLGQRWMFIGALVNSMCLGYVTVLVERRMLKQEHRAEAYRLYQKRTSVLIPWFRKSLPEPKEKET